A segment of the Desulfomicrobium macestii genome:
AATTCAACGATGGCATGGGTATTCCTTCTTTGAATGGCTAACGTGTAGGGTAACTGGCGAGCTTCAGCGAGTCCTCGTTTACCCGTTTGTTATCTTTTATTTTAGAAAAGTGGTCAGGTCTCGCTTTGGCTCTTCTCGACACCACTTGCAACATTGTCCGGACTGTTTTGAACTTTGCCCTTTCCAGCACTAGTCACATGATGGGAGAAGTGGCTCACTCACGCCCCTGTCAGAGTGGCGAATCAGCAGAGGCTAGGGCGTCGGGTAGATCGCGTTGTTTGGAGGGCTTGAACAGGCTATCTACCTTCCGCAATGAACTCCAAGAAGCTCTGGCCCAATGAGGTCACACATAATGGCTTTGGCTCAAAATCATCTGTAAATACAGCGTTTTGCTGTGTCGCAAATTCTGGTAAATCTTGTACATCGCCAGCCAATATGAGTGACCTTAACTCCAAATCTTTAATGACGGCACGAAAGTGTGCTCGTTCGATGCTAGCTCCGAGATAAATCTCAAACTGACTGAGCACCTGCTCCAGCGTCACGCGCCCCTGCATGGCATGCTTGTTTATGAAATCCAGCAACCGCAAGTGCATCAATGAAAATTCGTCTATAAACTTTAAGAACTGGAAGGCTATGTCCTCTTCAGGCATGTTCCCTATGGCAGTTGCCTCAAGTGCGTTTCGCAGTGCACGAATTTTTTCAACCCTATGGTTTCGCAAAGCTATCTGTGTGGCTTGGTATAGAAACGAGATGAAACGCTCGTCATTCTGAAGGACTTCGGGAACTACTCTAAGCTCCTTTTGCAGTTTTTCAATGGTTGACAACACCTCCGCTAACCATCGCTCTGTTCTCTTCTCGGCAGGGTTGACGAAAAGATTCATCACCTCGGCAAGCAAACCTCCCACCAAGGGAGTCGCTTGCAACGCTCCCTTGACGAGAGCGACCGCAACCTCCTTAACAGTTTCTTCACGCGGGATCTGCATTGCGAAACCCTCCTAATTTCTCCATTAGATGAGCCACAGGTTTCACACTAATCGATTTGTTGTCAATAAATCACTGAATTGCTATAAAATAACATATTTAATAAATGAAAAGAAGGAAACAAAGGGGTCACCCATCAAAAGGACCGAGGTCAAGAGAAAGTGCTCCTGCGGGCCAGAAAATCAGGTTTCTCGCCTCGGGTAACGATCCCTAGATAACACTCCAGATTTCTTTGTCTTCTGCCTTTGTCGAATTATCAGCATTGCGTGTCGGCGTATTCCGCCGCACCAGTCACCCATCAGGATCTAGGCCACCGAAGCAGCCCCACCGTCTTGCGACGGCCAGATAATCTTCGATCCCACGCCATGTCCAAAGTGTTGTTACAGATCTCATGGTTGTGAACCAACCCGTTGCTGGCTCATGCCGTGGTCGGCGAAACAAAGTCATCCGAAAAGCTGGAAGCGGTGACTACCAATCAAATCTCATGGTTATACCAACCCCTTTGCTGGTTCCCCACCGCCTCCAAATTCATGCAAAGCATTTTTCATGATCAAAGTTCACACCCTCCCGCATGATGAAATATGCGGCCCTCGTAAGTTTGTGGGCCAAGGCGCTATGCGCGACCATTCTGTTACTTCTAGCCAGCTTGCGGTCATACCATGAGCGGCTTGCATCGTCGTAACGCCTGGCGAACTCAGCGACCTCTGAAAAAGCCCACGCCAAATACTTGTTCCCGTTCTTGGTGTTGCCTCGTCCCTCGCGCTTGCCGTTACTGATCCAATTGGAGGGCACTTTCCGACAATACGAACTGAAATTGCCCGCTTTGGCGAAGCGCCCGATTGGCCCGGTTTCCAACATGATCGTCAGTCCCAGGACGACCCCTACTCCAGGCATGGAGAGCAGTGCTTTGTACGCTGGCCGCAATTCGGTTCGCTCCTCGGCCTGCTTCTCGATTTTCTTTATCTGCCGCCCCAAGTAGTCGATGGTGTCTTTGCTGACTTCTCCGCAAAGGGCCAAATCCTCATTTGCGGCACACAAGGGGGCGACATGGTTTGTTTTGAGTTGCTTGATCATGCGCCCCGGCAGTGAATACCCGTTGTTCCGGGAAACTATGCCTTGCAAACTCGTGATCAAAGACGTTCTCAAGCGTATCAGATGTCCGCGTTTTCTCAGCAGATCCCGGATCGGACGTTCCGCTTTGGATAGATGTACCCTTCAGACAGGACGCCGAGGCGAAGCATCTCGGCGAGCCAGGCGGCATCACTGGCGTCGTCGCTGTGTTTGAGCCCGGAGTACTTCTGGATAGCTGCCGGGTTGGCCAAATGCACCCGGTAGCCCTCGTCCATCAACGCATCGACGATCCAATACCAGTTGAAGGTCGACTCGATGGCAATTCCTTGCAGTTGATCCCGGTAGGCAGCTAGCGGATGCAGGATTGCCTGGACATCGTTAGCAAGTTTTCGTTTTTCAATGATCTTTCCTGCACTATCGACCACAGACAAGAAATTTGAATTTGAATGCAAATCGATTCCTGCGTATATAGCCATTGGACACCTCCGATATGAGTGTTTCCCAACTCCTATATAGCAGAGGAATCGGCCATCTGCTATTTTCGGAGGTGTCCTTTTGTATGGTTATCAAGTCTCGTTTTGACTTTTCTTTAATGCCACTCGAACAAACATCTGCCCCTCCAAACCGAAATCTGGAACAAATCTTAAGTTTGAATCATCCCATAAAGGCAGTGGCAACAGCTCACCCCCTAAAAAAAGTGACCCTCATTGATCATCAATCGTAGTCACATTTTTTGCGTAACGTCGTTACAATAAAAGTTGCACAAACGGCAACTACTTCTTTTGTCATACATAATCCACGTAAGAGCTACCGAACAATACGTACATGAGGCGAACAAAAGAGCACCCGCAACCGGATGGCTTTCTTCGATTCGTAAGACACAACGCGCAAACCCACACACAAAAAAAGGAATCCCAGCCTTTCGACTGAAATCCCTTGTTCTCTAATGGCGGGGCCGATGGGACTCGAACCCATGGCCTCCGGCTTCACAGGCAGATGATTACCTATAGGTAAGCTTCAGCCGAATCACCGTCCCCATAGAGAGATCAAATCGAGCAAATACGGAGCGTTGGAGCGGCTTTGACCCACAAAAAGCCCACAACAGAAAAAAGGGATTTCAGCCTTTCGACTGAAATCCCTTACTTTCTAATGGCGGGGCCGATGGGACTCGAACCCACGGCCTCCGGCGTGACAGGCCGGCGTTATAACCGACTTAACTACGACCCCGCATTTTGTCTTCGTGGTGGGCGGTACAGGGATCGAACCTATGACCCTCGGCTTGTAAGGCCGACGCTCTCCCAGCTGAGCTAACCGCCCCGTCCCGTCCAACGAGAAACAGTCTTTATAGGGGCCAATGCCTACTGTCAAAGACTTTTTTAAGAAAATTTTAATTTCATTTTAAGTCTTTATATTTCAGCATGTTACGAAGCAGGCAACCGCCAAAAAATAAAGCGTCCTGCTGTCCTTTCAATGCGCAATATCCCAGAATCAGACAACTTTCTCTTTTCAGAACCACGCAACCCCACCTGCCACCGGCGATTTTTCCCGGCCATCAGGAGTGCGTAGGTACTCAAAACAGATCGTCACACTCCGTCACTTCGAGAGGCTCAACCCCGGAACGCTTCCTGAGCCAGTTGATGCCGCGCAGGACTGGCCCGCGTGAGATAATGTATCTTTCCAGCCTGTACTTGCCGGGAAAATCCATGAGCATGATGCCGAGAAAAATTGTCAGCAGGCCCTGGCCGGGCAGAAAGAGCATGAGCACCCCGGCCAGGAAGAGGACCAGCCCCAGCATGTTCTTGAGGATCAGCACGATCATGCGCAGGCCTGGACGACGCCTGCGCCACGGCGTCTTACCGCGCCTTTCGGCGCAGAAATAGTCGGCGGGAATGCGGGCGGCCACCAGAGGAAGGACCAGCAGCGAACCCACGAATGTCAGCACGGAAAAGGCGGCCAGCCAGCCAAGTCCTTCCGCCCACCACCCTTCAATCCCCGCCAGCATGCCGTGCTACCGGGCCCGGAATTCGGCCAGGGTCCGGGCGTACTGCTCGGGCTGAAGCCGGGGGCCGAAGGTTGTAACCACCTTGGATGCGGCCAGGCTCGCGAACTCCCCGGCCTGGACGTAATTCATGTCGTGGGTGATGCCGTACAGGAAGGCGCCGGCGAACATGTCCCCGGCGCCGTTGGTGTCCAGGGGCGTGACCCGGCAGGCGTCGATCTCGTGCATGTCCTCGCCGTCGTACACCAGAGCGCCCTCCCCGCCGAGCGTGACCACGAAGGTCTTGGCGTTGCGGCGCAGCTTGTCCACGGCCTTGGCCAGGGTGCGGCATTCGGCCCAGAGCATAGCCTCTTCGCGATTGCAGAACAGCAGGTCCACCCCTTCGCCGACAATCTCCTCCAGGCCCAGGCGAAAATATTTGACCATGGACGGATCGGAAAAGCTCAGCGCCGTCCTGACCCCGGCTTCACGGGCGATGTTCATGGCCTGGACAACGGCAGGCCGCGCCGTGGGCGAGGTCACCAGATAGCCTTCGGAATACAGGAATTCGGACTCGCGCAGCTCTTCCGGGCACAATTGCTCGGCAGACAGGGACTCGGAGATGCCAAGGTAGGTGTTCATGGTCCGCTCGGCGTCGGGCGTGATCATGACCAGGCACTTGCCGGTGACTCCGTCGGCGCGGCGCTCGGCAAGGTTGGTGCCGACCCCGGCCCGGGCCAGTTCCTGGGCGTAGAAATCACCCATCTCGTCGTTGCTGACCAGACAGGTGTAAAAGGACTTTCCACCGAAAAAGGCATTGGCCACGATGGTGTTGGCGGCCGACCCGCCGCCGGAACGGACGCTGCGCTCGCTGCGCAGGTATTCGAGCAGCTCGAACTGCCGCTCTTCATCGACCAGGGTCATGAACCCCTTTTCCACGCCCATGGTTTCCAAAAAGGCATCGGGCACCTCGAATTCCATGTCGACCAGGGCGTTGCCCATTCCGTACACATCGTATTTTTTCATGAATTCTTCCTTTAATATCTTAACTTTCTTTGTTTTTAATAGGACCCATAGGACCTATATTCTTAACCTTCCACCAGGCAGCCCCGGCGGTTTTTCCAGACTCCGAGGACCGATTGCACCAGCGAGGCCAGCGGGATGGCGAAAAACACCCCCCAGAAGCCCCAGATGCCGCCAAAAATCAGGATGGCCGTGATGGAGGCGATGGGGTGCAGGTTGACGGCTCCGGACAGCAGCAACGGCACCAGCAGGTTGGCGTCCAGGAGCTGGATCACGAAATAGACGATCATGGCCCAGGTAAAGTGCGCGTCAAAGCCCCACTGAATGAACGCGATGATGAGCACCGGCACGGTCACGACCACGGCCCCGATATACGGGATGATCACGGACAGGCCGACCAGAAGGCTCAGGAGCATGGCGTAGTCCAGGCCGAAATACAGAAAACAGGCGTAGGTGGCGATCCAGACGATGAAGATTTCCCAGATGCGGCCGCGCACGTAGTTTCCGGCCTGGGTCTTGACGTCCAGCCAGACCGTGCTGGCCAGGGTGTGATCCTGGGGCAGAAAGCCGCACAGCCATTCAAGGATCACGTCCTTATCCTTCAGAAAGAAGAAGACCATGATCGGCATGAGCACCATGTAGACCACGAAGGAAAAGACGGAGCGCACGGAGGACAGCGAAAAAGCCAGGACCTGCTGCCCGTACTGGGAAAACTGGGCGGTCAGGGAATCGACCACGGTCTGTACCTGGGCCTCGGTCAGGATCGGATACTGCCGGGGCAGATGCACGAGGGCGTTCTGGGCCTTGGAGACGATCCAGGGAATGTTGTCGATGAGATCCGTGATCTGGGACACGAGTAGCGGCACCAGCGCCAGAATCATCACCGCCAAAAACAGCATGAACAACCCGAAAACCAGCACCACGGCCAGCATGCGCGGCCAGCGGAAGCCGACCAGAAAACGCACCAGTCCTTCCAGAAGAAAGGAGATGACCACGCTGGCGATGACAGGGGCCAGCAGATTGCCCACAGAAAGGACAATCGCCCCGCTGACGACCAGCACCAGAAAAAGGATGACGAGTTGCGTGTCGGAAAAAACGGCACTCATCCATCTGCGAAAAATTTCCATGGGGGGTTCTCACGTGCTCGGTGCAAAGACGCCACAGATATCTAGACACACGTGCGCCTGGCGTCAACACAACGAAAAAAGGCTGCCCGGAGGCAGCCTGAAAAGATTCCGTGAACCGGCCGGTGTTCGGCAAAGACCTGGCGAGGGGAGGATGCGCTTCGACAGGCCGGTTCGGCGGAAAAATGGTTAACGGATGAAGAGCATCTCCTGGTAGCTGGGCAGAGTCCACAGATCGTCCGCGACGATCGTTTCCAGAAGGTCGGCATGCTTTCTGACCTCGGCCATGGCGGGCAGAATGGTCTTGTAGAAGTAGTTGGCGTGCTCCAGGGTGGAGTTGCCCTTGTCGCCTTCAAGCAATGCCTCAAGTTCGTAGGTGACCTTCTGCATGCCGCGCAGGTTGGCGGTCAGCTGGTCCAGCGTGGTGGTGCCGAATTCCTTGCCGATGGCCTGGAGGTTGGCGCAGGCCGTGGCCAGTTCGCTCTGGTAGCGGAAGGAAGCCGGGAAGATGACTGTCTTGGACATGCGCAGCATCAGGTTGGCTTCCGTCTCGATGGTCTTGCAGTACTGCTCCAGATAGATCTCTTCGCGGGAGCGCAGTTCGGCCTCGCTCAACACGCCGTACTTGGTGAAGAGTTCGATGGTCGAAGGGATGGACAGCATGGGCAGGGCATCGGGGGTGGCCTTCAGGTTGGCCAGGCCGCGCTTTTCGGCTTCCTGATGCCATTCCTCGGAGTATCCGTCGCCGTTGAAAATGACCTGATCATGTTCGACCATGATCTTCTGCAGGAGATTCTGCACGGCTTCATTGAGCTTGGTCTTTTTGCCGCCGGTGGTCTTTTCGAGCTCCGTTGCGATGTAGTCCAGGGACTCGGACATCATGGTGTTCAGGGCCACCTGCGAACCGGCGATGGACATGGAGGAACCCACGGCGCGGAATTCGAAGCGGTTGCCGGTGAAGGCGAAGGGGCTGGTGCGGTTGCGGTCGCCCGGATCCATGGGCAGGGGCGGCAGCGTGTCCACGCCGATGTTCATGACGCTCTTCTTCTTGGAGCTCTTGACCTCGCCCTTCTTGAACTGCTCGAAGACATCGGTCAGCTGCTCGCCGAGGTACACGGACATGATGGCCGGCGGGGCCTCGTTGGCGCCGAGGCGATGGTCGTTGGAGGCGCTGGCCACGGTGGCGCGCAGCAGCGGACCGTACTTGTGCACGGCGCGGATGGCGGCGGCGCAGAAGACCAGGAACTGGGCGTTTTCATGCGGCGTGTCGCCGGGATCGAACAGGCAGCCGACTTCATCGTTGCCGATGGAATAATTGAGGTGCTTGCCCGAGCCGTTGATGCCGGCGAAGGGCTTTTCGTGCAGCAGGCAGACCATGCCGTAACGCTTGGCCACGCTGCGCAGCACGGTCATGACCAGCTGGTTGTGGTCCGTGGCCAGGTTGCCCTGCTCGTAGATGGGCGCGATTTCGAACTGGCTGGGGGCCACCTCGTTGTGACGGGTCTTGACCGGCACGCCGAGCTTGAACAGTTCGCGGTCCACTTCCATCATGAAGGACATGACGCGGCGCGGGGTCACGCCGAAATACTGGTCCTCGAACTCCTGGCCCTTGGGCGGCTTGGCGCCGAAGAGACTGCGGCCGGCGATGAGCAGGTCGGGACGCGCGAAGATGAAATTGCGGTCAATGAGAAAATATTCCTGCTCGGGTCCGGCGTAGCTAGTCAGGGGCAGCTTGGTCTCAACGCCGAACAGCTTCAGCACGCGCTTGGCCTGCTTGTTCAGGGCCTGCATGGAACGCAGCAGCGGAGTTTTCTTGTCCAGTGCCTCGCCGGTCCAGGACACGAAAGCCGTGGGGATGCACAGGAAGGTTCCGTTGGGGTTCTCAAGGATGTAGGCCGGGCTGGTCACGTCCCAGGCGGTGTAGCCGCGTGCTTCGAAGGTGGCACGCAGGCCGCCGGAAGGAAAGCTGGAGGCATCGGGCTCGCCCTGGATGAGCATCTTGCCGCTGAATTCGGCCACTGCACCGCCCATCCCGTCGGGGGTCAGGAAGGAGTCGTGCTTCTCGGCGGTCAGGCCGGTCAGGGGATAGAAGACGTGGGTGAAATGGGTAGCGCCCTTCTCGATGGCCCAATCCTTCATGGCGTTGGCCACGACATCGGCCACGGAAGCGTCAAGCTTCTCGCCCAGTTCGATGGTCTTCTTCAGGGATTTGTAGACGGTTTTCGGCAGGCGTTCACGCATGACCTTGTCGTTGAACACGTTGCTTCCAAACATTTCCGTCAGGGAAGTTTCGCTGAAATTCAGGGGCGCATGCAGGGGTTTGTAGTCGGTGATTGCCTTGATGGCGTCCCTGCGGGCCGTGAGTCCGTTCATGATATCCTCCAGGACAAGTTGATGTATGCTTTTATTGCTACGTTGATCCGTGATTACAATTGCAAGGCCTAAAGCAATTCAGATGCCATTAGCACAACATATTGAAATATATAAGCACCATGAATTTTGGAAGTAAATAGATTACATTTTTGAAATATGCAATCCCGGCAATCCGGAATTAATTCGGAATTAAATTACAATTTTGCAAAACAGCCCGCCACGCCGTCATCCCCTGTCATGGCGCACCCTGGCTTGCATGGCGCGAATGGCTCCCGGGACAAGGCAATCCGCGACGTCCGCCTCGCGCGAATCATGCACATAAATGTCAACACGAATTTGAACCAGGCAAATAAGAGTTCAAAATTGCGCAGTGTTCTGCTAGTTTCAGGGCAATCCTCAATTCCAACCCGGAGCCGCCCATGCCCGCAGCCGTTCCCAGCGCCACCAACCTTCATCTGCTGTCTCGATATCCGATCTTCACCGCCGCCAAGACAGTGTGGGGGTATGAGATCCAGGCCACCGCGAGCATTGTCACGGACCAGCCTCCGGACCCGGATCGGGCCAACGTCGGGGCCACGGTCATCGCCGGTGATTACATCGGCCTGAACACCATCCTGGCCCGCAACAAGAAAATGCTCCTCTCCTACACCCGGGACCAGCTTCAAAAGCAGATCCCCTACGCCTTTCCGGCTCAGTCGTCCGCCATCCTGATCAGTCCGGATTTTCAAAACGATCCTGACCTGCTCCCGGCGCTAAGGCAGATGGCGGCGGACGGGCACACCATCGCCCTGGAATGGAATGCCGGGGTCACCCCCCTGCCCCCCCTCATGGAACTGGCCGACGTGATCTGTCTTGGCGCCCCGGACATGGCCGAAGAGCTTGCAAAAATCCCCCTGGCCGCCAAGACCGTGATCGTGCGCAACGTGACCACCCGCGAGGAGGTCGAACAACTGCAAAAACTGGGCGTTTCCCTTTTTCAGGGGCGCTTCTTCAAGACCGCCGAGATCATTCCGGGCAAGAAGCTGTCCTCACACCAGAATTCGCGCCTGCAGATTCTGCGCGTCATCGAAGCCGAATCACCCGATCTGGACCAGCTGGCCCAGACCATCCAGGCCGACGTGAGTCTTTCCTACCGACTGCTCACCTATCTCAACTCCCCGACTTTCGGGTTCATGCGCAAGATCGATTCCATCCGCCAGGCCATCGCGCTTCTGGGCTGGATCAACGTGCGCAATTGGCTGCGCGCCGTGCTGCTGGCGGACATCGCGCAGGGCGAGGAACAGACCGAACTTTTGCACCTTTCGCTGTGGCGGGGAAAATTCCTGGAACAGACCGTGGCCGGTCACGACTACTGGGACTTCAAGCCCGACGAGATGTTTCTTTTGGGCATGTTTTCCCTGCTCGACGCCATCCTCGGAATTCCCATGGCCGACGCCCTGGCCTTTCTGCCCCTGAACGACGCGCAGAAAAAAGCCCTGCGCGGCGAGAGCACCACGGAATACATGCCGCTGCTCACGCTCATGCTCGCGTTCGAGGACCAGGGGGAAGATGCTCCGGACAGGATCCTCATGGACCTGAACCTTGAGCGAGAAACAATGCAGCGACTGCATCGCGAGGCAGGCGCCTGGGCTTCCTCCATTCTGGAGATCGGCCAGGGCGCCTGACGACCCGGAGTTTATGTCAGGGGCGAAACCTTCCAGATGTTCCGCGCATACTCCATGATGGCGCGGTCGCTGGAGAACTTGCCCATGTTGGCCGTGTTCAGGATGGACATGCGCGTCCACAGGGCAGGGTCCTCGTAGCACTTCGAGACCCTGGCCTGCTCCGCCACGTATTTCGCGTAATCGGCCAGGACCAGATAATAGTCGCCGTGGGCCAGGAGCGAATCGACAATGGGTCTGAACAGGCTTGGCGCCTCCGGCGAGAAGAATCCGGTGGAGATCATGTCCAGCGCCTTCTTGAGCTCGATGTTGCTTTCGTAGATCTGCACGGGATCGTAGCCCCCGGAATGCAACCGATGCACGTCCTCTTCGGTGTGTCCGAACAGGAAGAAGTTGTCCTCCCCCACCACTTCCCTGATCTCTATGTTGGCCCCGTCCAGGGTGCCGATGGTCAGCGCTCCGTTGAGGGCGAACTTCATGTTGCCGGTGCCGGATGCTTCCATGCCCGCCGTCGAAATCTGCTCGGACAGATCCGCGGCCGGGATGAGTTTTTCCGCCTGCGACACACAGTAGTTGGGCAGGAAAACGACCCGCAGCTCGTTGCCCACGGCGGGATCGCCGTTCACGGCCTGACCCACGGCGTTGATGAGCTTGATGATGAGCTTGGCCTGCAAATAGCCCGGCGCGGCCTTTCCGGCAAAGAACAGCGTGCGCGGAACATGATGCGCGACGCTTCCCGAGCGGATGCGGTTGTAGATGGTGATGACGTGCAAAACGTTCAGAATCTGCCGCTTGTACTCGTGGATGCGCTTGATGTGCATGTCAAAAAGCGTGGCCGGGTTGATGCCTACGCCAAGCTTGCGCAGAACGTAGCGGGCCAGGAGTTTCTTGTTGCGCTTGCGCACTTCCTGCCAGCGCTGCTGGAATTCGGGATCGTCGGCATAGGCGGCCAGCTCGGACAGATGCGACAGGTCATGAATCCACTCGTTCCCGATGACGGAGCCGATCAGTTCGGACAGGGCCGGATTGGCCTGCATCAGCCAGCGTCGGGGCGTGATGCCGTTGGTCACGTTGGTGAACTTGCCGGGGTAAAGGTTGTCGAAATCCTTGAACAGCCGCGCCTTGAGAATCTTTGAATGCAGCTCGGCCACACCGTTGACCGTGTGGCTGCCGATGATGGCCAGATGGGCCATGCGCACCTGCTTGCCGTCGTCCTCGGCGATCAGGGACAAGGACCTCAAAAGATCGACGCGACCCGGAAAGCGTTTGCCCACATCGTCCAGGAAACGACGATTGATCTCGAATATGATCTGCAGATGCCGTGGCAGCATGCGCCCGATGAGTTCCACGGACCATGTCTCC
Coding sequences within it:
- a CDS encoding AI-2E family transporter, with product MEIFRRWMSAVFSDTQLVILFLVLVVSGAIVLSVGNLLAPVIASVVISFLLEGLVRFLVGFRWPRMLAVVLVFGLFMLFLAVMILALVPLLVSQITDLIDNIPWIVSKAQNALVHLPRQYPILTEAQVQTVVDSLTAQFSQYGQQVLAFSLSSVRSVFSFVVYMVLMPIMVFFFLKDKDVILEWLCGFLPQDHTLASTVWLDVKTQAGNYVRGRIWEIFIVWIATYACFLYFGLDYAMLLSLLVGLSVIIPYIGAVVVTVPVLIIAFIQWGFDAHFTWAMIVYFVIQLLDANLLVPLLLSGAVNLHPIASITAILIFGGIWGFWGVFFAIPLASLVQSVLGVWKNRRGCLVEG
- a CDS encoding glycogen/starch/alpha-glucan phosphorylase; this encodes MTAPESNQSVESLKDDIQRHVALTLGSDPFPPRKERYYLGLCYSVRDRLLGQWLETQRSYYDSITKRVYYMSLEFLPGRFLMNYIQALGMEEECREAVRDFGLDLDELLEEEWNPGLGNGGLGRLASCYMDSMATCKIPGYGYGILYDYGIFYQTIVNGYQHEGCDNWLRQDSPWVLRRGHFMFLINFYGRSEAYEDSAGHERFRWVDTESVMAMACDIMVPGHQNGHVTNMRLWKAISTRDFELEHFNRGDYIGAVQSKVESENISKVLYPNDTSPRGKELRLRQQYFFVAATFQDILRRFRKNNYSSFDCFPDQVAVQLNDTHPAISIAELMRILVDDEALTWETAWTICQKTFSYTNHTVLPEALETWSVELIGRMLPRHLQIIFEINRRFLDDVGKRFPGRVDLLRSLSLIAEDDGKQVRMAHLAIIGSHTVNGVAELHSKILKARLFKDFDNLYPGKFTNVTNGITPRRWLMQANPALSELIGSVIGNEWIHDLSHLSELAAYADDPEFQQRWQEVRKRNKKLLARYVLRKLGVGINPATLFDMHIKRIHEYKRQILNVLHVITIYNRIRSGSVAHHVPRTLFFAGKAAPGYLQAKLIIKLINAVGQAVNGDPAVGNELRVVFLPNYCVSQAEKLIPAADLSEQISTAGMEASGTGNMKFALNGALTIGTLDGANIEIREVVGEDNFFLFGHTEEDVHRLHSGGYDPVQIYESNIELKKALDMISTGFFSPEAPSLFRPIVDSLLAHGDYYLVLADYAKYVAEQARVSKCYEDPALWTRMSILNTANMGKFSSDRAIMEYARNIWKVSPLT
- a CDS encoding adenosine kinase, which produces MKKYDVYGMGNALVDMEFEVPDAFLETMGVEKGFMTLVDEERQFELLEYLRSERSVRSGGGSAANTIVANAFFGGKSFYTCLVSNDEMGDFYAQELARAGVGTNLAERRADGVTGKCLVMITPDAERTMNTYLGISESLSAEQLCPEELRESEFLYSEGYLVTSPTARPAVVQAMNIAREAGVRTALSFSDPSMVKYFRLGLEEIVGEGVDLLFCNREEAMLWAECRTLAKAVDKLRRNAKTFVVTLGGEGALVYDGEDMHEIDACRVTPLDTNGAGDMFAGAFLYGITHDMNYVQAGEFASLAASKVVTTFGPRLQPEQYARTLAEFRAR
- a CDS encoding glutamine synthetase III family protein, which translates into the protein MNGLTARRDAIKAITDYKPLHAPLNFSETSLTEMFGSNVFNDKVMRERLPKTVYKSLKKTIELGEKLDASVADVVANAMKDWAIEKGATHFTHVFYPLTGLTAEKHDSFLTPDGMGGAVAEFSGKMLIQGEPDASSFPSGGLRATFEARGYTAWDVTSPAYILENPNGTFLCIPTAFVSWTGEALDKKTPLLRSMQALNKQAKRVLKLFGVETKLPLTSYAGPEQEYFLIDRNFIFARPDLLIAGRSLFGAKPPKGQEFEDQYFGVTPRRVMSFMMEVDRELFKLGVPVKTRHNEVAPSQFEIAPIYEQGNLATDHNQLVMTVLRSVAKRYGMVCLLHEKPFAGINGSGKHLNYSIGNDEVGCLFDPGDTPHENAQFLVFCAAAIRAVHKYGPLLRATVASASNDHRLGANEAPPAIMSVYLGEQLTDVFEQFKKGEVKSSKKKSVMNIGVDTLPPLPMDPGDRNRTSPFAFTGNRFEFRAVGSSMSIAGSQVALNTMMSESLDYIATELEKTTGGKKTKLNEAVQNLLQKIMVEHDQVIFNGDGYSEEWHQEAEKRGLANLKATPDALPMLSIPSTIELFTKYGVLSEAELRSREEIYLEQYCKTIETEANLMLRMSKTVIFPASFRYQSELATACANLQAIGKEFGTTTLDQLTANLRGMQKVTYELEALLEGDKGNSTLEHANYFYKTILPAMAEVRKHADLLETIVADDLWTLPSYQEMLFIR
- a CDS encoding EAL and HDOD domain-containing protein, which encodes MPAAVPSATNLHLLSRYPIFTAAKTVWGYEIQATASIVTDQPPDPDRANVGATVIAGDYIGLNTILARNKKMLLSYTRDQLQKQIPYAFPAQSSAILISPDFQNDPDLLPALRQMAADGHTIALEWNAGVTPLPPLMELADVICLGAPDMAEELAKIPLAAKTVIVRNVTTREEVEQLQKLGVSLFQGRFFKTAEIIPGKKLSSHQNSRLQILRVIEAESPDLDQLAQTIQADVSLSYRLLTYLNSPTFGFMRKIDSIRQAIALLGWINVRNWLRAVLLADIAQGEEQTELLHLSLWRGKFLEQTVAGHDYWDFKPDEMFLLGMFSLLDAILGIPMADALAFLPLNDAQKKALRGESTTEYMPLLTLMLAFEDQGEDAPDRILMDLNLERETMQRLHREAGAWASSILEIGQGA
- a CDS encoding transposase, with amino-acid sequence MIKQLKTNHVAPLCAANEDLALCGEVSKDTIDYLGRQIKKIEKQAEERTELRPAYKALLSMPGVGVVLGLTIMLETGPIGRFAKAGNFSSYCRKVPSNWISNGKREGRGNTKNGNKYLAWAFSEVAEFARRYDDASRSWYDRKLARSNRMVAHSALAHKLTRAAYFIMREGVNFDHEKCFA
- a CDS encoding PGPGW domain-containing protein, with product MLAGIEGWWAEGLGWLAAFSVLTFVGSLLVLPLVAARIPADYFCAERRGKTPWRRRRPGLRMIVLILKNMLGLVLFLAGVLMLFLPGQGLLTIFLGIMLMDFPGKYRLERYIISRGPVLRGINWLRKRSGVEPLEVTECDDLF
- a CDS encoding IS110 family transposase, yielding MAIYAGIDLHSNSNFLSVVDSAGKIIEKRKLANDVQAILHPLAAYRDQLQGIAIESTFNWYWIVDALMDEGYRVHLANPAAIQKYSGLKHSDDASDAAWLAEMLRLGVLSEGYIYPKRNVRSGIC